Part of the Oncorhynchus kisutch isolate 150728-3 unplaced genomic scaffold, Okis_V2 scaffold1887, whole genome shotgun sequence genome is shown below.
TTATCACAATCCACCATGATCCCATGGTGTACCTTTTGTTTTACATGTGCCCCACTGTCAGGGATGTCATGTATTTCTTACTTGGAGAACACATAAGGATTTTTATTGGATTTGTAGTTGATCATGATCGTTTGTCTGTCTCTATTCCAGGACAACACCATGGATTTTATCGAGTATGTTGCTGCGCTAAACCTTGTGCTTCGAGGACGGCTCGAGGATAAACTCAAGTGGTCTTTCAAGGTGTTTGACAACGATGACAATGGACGACTGGACAGGCACGAGCTGAGAATAATTATAAGGGTAAGGGTTCGGGCCGAAGTGCGACCTATGGTAACATTCTAAGCCAGTGTTTCTCAACATGGCTCCTGGTAGGAATGTGTTCTACAGCACATTATAGCTCATTATCAATTAGACGCTAAGCTGTGTATATCTGCTTGGGTAACCACTAAACTCAAAGCCTCTGAGAATCAGCTATTTAtcaaacagaaaaacaacaactaagttgaataaacacatttttattgtagATACTGCACTTTGCCCTTGCATTACCCATATAGTTAAGGTCATACAAAAGCAGAGTGCAGTATCTGCATTTTAGGGGTCATAGATCAAATCAGTGTTCATGGTTGATATGCATAAACATTACTTCATAATAAGATGATACGTCATTGCATTATCATTTATTTACCTACAACCTATTTGGATGGCTAACAAAAATACTTTAAAGCCATTTTTCTCAGATTCACTGTTGGCATAGTTACTGTATTGGCAGTATTGGAAGTACACTAGTTAGAATAATTCAAATTAATTACATTTGGGCCATTTCATTCAGGCTTCTTAATTGGAGCAATTTATAGGGTCATTGAAAAGCTGTGTGGACAGTGGCTGTTCATGATCGAAGTTGAGAAACCCTGCTCTTGGACTTGAAGGCTGTAGTCCGATGCTCTACTGTTCCCCCAAAGTGTGTAGTCGTATATGCCCCCTTATGGATTTAAATGCATTGAATTGGTTTAAAGAATATGGCAGGAATTTTCTCCAGCCGTCCTCGTACTAACCTATTGATTTAAAATGCACACATGTGGAAGGGTAGGAAATCTCTCAGACCCTTTGAGGAACCAAAGTCTGCAAAACGTAACTATAACAGTTGATTGATGTAACAGTCCTCTGTCTGTGATGTCTGTAGATCATCTACAAGATAAAGAAAGGTTCTGTCAGTGACGAGGCAGGCCAAATCCACCTTACACCTGAAGAGGTTTGTGACCGTATCTTCCAGAAAGTTGACGAGAATGGTGACGGTGAGTACTGGAGCACTTATTTGTGTATTGTGACGGCCTTTAGCTGTTACTGAAGCAGGATGGTCAGATATGTCAGAAATAATGACATAGTGAGACACTATTAAAATAATGACCCATGTATGGCTTGATCTACTCAACCGATGGCGTGGGAAGTGGATGAATTGTGACTACTTGTGAGATCTGAAAAAATTTGGAGTGAGCTATCGCCTTTAACTAATTCTtgatgatacagtataatgacAGAGTGGATACACATTAGgtagaataataaggatctcctTGTTGTCTTTGGTTCCAGGTCAGATAACTCTGGAGGAGTTTGTGGAGGGGGCAAAGAGAGACCCCTGGGTACAAAAACTCATACGCCTGGATATCAACCCCAGTTACTGGGTCCACCAGCACTTGAGTGACAGAAAACTCCAGAGTCCAAAACGATGAACTAAAATgtcagacagggaggaagaggacatTGGTTCTCTCTATTAAAGAGGATCTGAACCAAAACAATAACTTCTCTGGTTGAAAACGGCCTGTATTCATTATCATCGACTCTACTCCCATAATAGGATAACAATAGGATGATCATAAAGTCAGTATCTCTCAAAATGGGGATTTGCTAGATTTAGGAAATTAATGACGTTGCCAAATCCTTGGATATTTGAGGATTGTGTATGGATTTCAATTATTCCCAGCATACTCACTCTCCGAGGAGTCAGAAGAAAGCGGATGTTTCCAGTTTTCATGGATACAGTATTTTCaacttccatttcccctgaaaaacGGATGTGGGGACTTCGCTCAGGGATCTTTTTGCACCTGCTGCATTAGGTTAGAGTGTCCTGCATGATATCCAATTGTAGCAGCAGAATCAACCTACAGGCCATTTCTTTACAGACAGCAGAAATTCCCAATTGAGTCATTAGCATACATCGCCTCAGGACTTATTTGATTGAGACCTTCTCCCACAGTGGGTTTTGAGaaagaggcgaggagagaggacacgAAGAGTATGCATTTGACATTCTCCCATTCAATTTGTCGGGACATGCtctgcaaggtgtcgaaagcgttccacagcagtgttggcccatgttgactccaatgcttcccaagttggctggatgtccttttagttggtggaccattcttgacacacaagggaaactgttgagtgtgaaaaaccctgcagcgttgcagttcttgacacaaaccggtgtgcctgacacctactacaatatcctgttcaaaggcacttaaaacttttgtcttgcccattcatcctctgaatggcacacgtacacatttcttgtctcagttgtctcaagggttaacaatccttctttaacctgtctcctccccttcatctacactgattgaagtggatttatatgtcatggaaagagaaggtgtccttaatgttgtGTGCACTCTGTGTATATGCCAATATCAAAATAAAtgcaatacattttttataacATTAAGATAAGAATTGATACTGTAGTACATACCCAGATAGCActtttggttccttggaagttgtggaaacatgtgtttttggtttcccattagttctgggaacgaagccatatGTTTCCTGACCGGTACACctgaatattttttaaatgttctgagaatgaaaataaaaatgtatcctGTTCAGGGAACGTTCATTTTTAGGTtgaagggaggttctgagaacatctTACTATGGTTCACTaaaagttttcctgggaggttttattaacgttctgagaacagaaatTATAGTTTATTTGAAGATAATAAAATAATGctctgagaacatgtttcaataagacttaATCATATAAACACATTCATTTTTTATTGTGGCACGGTGTcagattcaaacctatgatcttctgttctctattcaTGGAATTATTCCACTGTGCCACAAGGATGGCGCTATCATGCCTTGTTTTTCTTTACTCATACAAAGCAGTTCaatttagtctattcaaacagacccccatttcaaaggaaacaagcactcattaagttcaggtgtggccaattagtgggcacagccaacacacctgaacacacttaacaagatagaggctagagggagttttgttgatgctgagaacatAATGTATATGTtgttaaataacattcttagaatgttctTTGAACGTTACTAatgttttcttaatgttctgagaacatgactttaaatagaaccctGAGAAAACCTTtagaaaacgttatgctgaagtactgaaattcccacccaagaaacatggttctcagaacattatgtgcaaCCAGGGTATCCCATCAGCATTCCCAGAACCCTGAGGGAAGGTTGCATGCAatataaccataggacaaccatgctctcaccgagctctaagaaacatatggttctcagaatgttatgtgtTAGCTGGGTACCTTACATATTGtagaaacaaacaacaacatatacccaatatacagtatgtccaggtatATGTGGACGTTTTCAATATATGAAATGGTAGAAACAAGTAAGCTTACCAGACAAATAGTGTAAATAACAGTAGAGACCACACACAGTGAGAATGTAGCCATTTCACAAATCATCTCCAGAGTTGCAGCCTGGATATTTCAATTGGTCACACTTTGTTTAAATAGTGCCTTTTTTTCACAAATAGCCATTTAAATACTTGATAACTGTTTTTGCTGGCAATTGAGTCATAAGAGATGGTTGGTGGAAGATAATTCACAAGAAGTTCAGGTAAATTATCTTTGAATACGGAGTACTGATATTTAATATGCTTTAGATATGTTTTGAATTTAGTTTTGAATCTTCAATATTTTAGAATCTTGAAATGTGTTCTTGATTTTGAATTCTTAATAAGTGCCAAATGTTAGTATGTGGTCATACTAAAGTCAAAATGGTTACCATGTTTTTACCTGGTTGTCTATGGCACTGCAATTGAAGCGAAAGCTTTGGATCGACCTGTAAAACAAACCTTCTgttaaggcaagtcgtccaggtcctggctcccgaggcagcaaagcatccccaaaccatcacactaccaccaccatgcttgaccgttggtatgaggttcttactgtggattGCAGTGTTTTGTTTTCGCCAGGCACAACGGGACCCATGACGTCCAAAAAGTTAGAATTTTGAATCaactgtccatagaacattcttccaagggtcttgatgatcatccaggtgcttcttggcaaacttgagtcaactgttttggacaacatgggttttggaatggcctagtcgagttcatgcttgaaaacccacaaatgtcgctgagttacAGAAGTTCTGCAACCAAGAGTGAGCCAAAAtgcctccacagcgatgtgagagactgatcaacaactacaggaagcgtttggttgcagtcattgccaCTAAAGGTGGCACAGGCAGTTAttaagtgtaagggggcaattactttttcacacagggaaaTAGGGTGTTGAATAACTTTGAGTTTACACATAACAAAAAGTGTTTATACTTAAAATAAGTATAATTTTTTGGgatatttgtaaactcaggttccctttatctaatattaggttttggttgaagatctgacaacattcagtatcaaaaatatgtaaaaatagagaaaatcaaaAAGGTGCAAATACTTTTCACTGCGCTGTGTATCTGTTCTGCAGTTTCAAAATGAAAGCACCTTCAGTATCTAGTCGACACATTTTAAGAGGTCATAAGTATTTgtacaaattcacttatagtgtattacATTTTGTCAAaatgtagtatttggtcccatattcctagcacgcaatgactgcatcaagcttgtgactacaaacttgttggatgcatttgcagttggttttggttgcgtttcagattatgttgtgcccaatagaaattaatggtaaatattgtattgtcattttggagtcacttttattataaataaGAAGAGAATATGTTTCTGACCAGgtatacattaatgtggatgctaccatgattacgaataatcatgaatgaattgtgaataatgatgagtgagagagTTAGAGGTGTAGGGGAGTGTATGTATGTTTATTACACAATAGTTTTTTCCAAACACAGTATCATACAATCATTGTAATGGTATAACTTGTGGTCCTGATTCTTGTGCTGCTCTGAATGGAGTGTAAGGTGTTGGGGATTGAGAAGCTATTTCATGTGTTATAACATATTAAAGATCTGTCTTTAATGCACTGGACAGGTTCTTTATGAATGCACACTTAACACAACTACTCAACCTGAACACGTGAGAAGGGCCAGGATTCCTAATTAACTAAAGGGATGGATAAGTGGAACTTTGGCATCTCAGACTGGGGGGAGGAGCTTAATGTTCTCACCTTATGTAAATAACTATGTGTGTTTGACCCAGGTTACCCAGAACAACCCTAAAACCTTTTTCAATGTTTTAAATGATCTTCTTTGTAATCCATTGGTGTCCTGTGAAGATATTTTATTGATTGCTGAGAATAAAATTCTAAAGAGGATAACAAAAATATTTTCACAACATGAAATGAATAAAGGGTCTGGGGAGTAGTTACCCCAGAAAAAAACATGCTTTCACAGCAAATAATTATAGCGCCCCATATGGGGCTCTAACATGTAACATTCCACTTTGCAAGGCGGATGTTATGCCTACCCT
Proteins encoded:
- the LOC109880460 gene encoding guanylyl cyclase-activating protein 2-like; protein product: MGQNQQAQSNSEEELEISTIQDLYRRFINECPSGSLHLHEFKRMFGVQNDNSPESQYMEGIFSAFDMNGDNTMDFIEYVAALNLVLRGRLEDKLKWSFKVFDNDDNGRLDRHELRIIIRIIYKIKKGSVSDEAGQIHLTPEEVCDRIFQKVDENGDGQITLEEFVEGAKRDPWVQKLIRLDINPSYWVHQHLSDRKLQSPKR